CCGACGAACTCGCGCCCGGGGCCCGCGAGGCCGTCCGGGCGCTGGCGGCCGACGGGATCCCGGTGGCGATCGCGACGGGCGACCAGGCGCCGGCGGCCCGTGCGGTCGCCGCCCGGCTCGGCATCACGGACGTACATGCCGGTCTCCTCCCCGCGGAGAAGCTCGCCCTGATCCATCGACTGCAGGCGCAGGGCCGCCACGTCGCGTACGTGGGGGACGGGATCAACGACGCCCCGGCGCTCGCGAGCGCGGACCTCGGCATCGCGATCGGTTCGGGGACAGACGTGGCCCGAGAGGCCGGGGGAGTGCTCCTCGTCCGGGCCGACCTTGGCGGGGTCCCGCGGGCCCTCCGCCTTGCCCGGCGCATCGTACGCAAGGTGCGCGCCAACATCGCGTGGGCCGTGGCCTACAACGCGGTCCTGTTGCCGATCGCGGCGGGCGCGCTCGTCCCGCTCTTCGGCCTCGGTATCTACGCCGTCCTACCGATCGCCGGGGCGATCGCGATGGCCCTTTCCTCCACCTCGGTGGTCGTGAACTCGCTCAGTCTGCGCTGGACCCCGCTCGTATCGCCCGGCGGGCGGCCGGCGGCGCAGGTATTATGAATGAACGGTTCATTCATCCCAAGGCCTTCCCATGCCCCGCTCGGCGAGCGCCAACCGTGCCATCCAGGAGCGCCAGCGCGCGAACCTGCTCATGGCAGCGCAGCGCGTGTTCTTCCGCGAGGGCTCGGTCGGAACGATGGCCGAGCTGGCCCGCGAGGCCGGGGTCAGCCAGGGCCTCGCCTACCGTTACTTTCCCAGCAAGACGGCGATCTTCCGCGCCCTGATCGCCGAGTTCGTCTCCGACGCGGAGCCGGTGGGCGTGCGCCTCCGGCGCCTCCCGGGGGGCCCGCGCGCCCGGCTCGAGGCGATCGTGCGCGGGATCCTCGAGCGTCGTCGTCAGGGACCCGAGTTCTTCCGGTTCTTGCTGCGGGCCCTGCGGACGGGCGATCTGCCGGCGAGCGTGCGTCGCCGCCTGCGCGCGCGCTTCCGGGAGATCCGACGCCAGATCCGCGTCCTGATCGTCGCCGGGCAGCGGCAGGGCGAGATCGCACCGGACGACCCGGACGAGCTCGCGACCGCCCTCCTCGCGGCCCTCGAGGGGCTCTGGCGGCGCTCGGCGCGCGTCGGGGATGCCAGCGCAAACGACAAAATCCCCCGCGCGGAGGTCCTGCTCCGCATGCTGGGCAGTCCACCGCCGTCGGCGTCGGTCGCCTCGTCGCGTCGGGTGGGCGCGTCCCGCACGACCGGGGCCCGTCGGCGCGGGGTCCGCCGGCGAGCGCGTGAGGGCGTTCGATGAGCTCCGCCGAGCTCCCGACGGACGTCCAGCACTGGTGGACCGCCACCCGCTACCAGCTCCGCTTCTACCTGAGGACCTGGCGCTTCCTCGGCCTGCTGCTGTTCTTCCTGATCGTCGGTGGGGCCGCGACCGGCGTCGAGATCTACCTCAACGCGAACGGCGGCTCGGCGGCGGCGTTCCTCGCGAGCGGGCTCGGGAACCTCGGCATCTTTGGCATCATCATCGCCGCGTTCATCGGAGGCGACGCGATCGCGATGGACTTCGGCAGCGGGACCGGCTACTACATGCTCGTCCTGCCGGTACGTCGCCCCGCGATCCTCCTCGGGCGCTTCGCCGCGGCGTTCGCGACCGGCCTGTGCCTGGTCGGTGTCTACTACGTGATCAGCATCTTCGGGGCGGTCTACTTCTGGGGGTTTGCCGGCCTCCCGTGGCTCGCACTGGGCGAGTCGTTCCTGCTCGCGGTCCTCTACGGGGCGGCCGTCCTGTCGACGGCGTTCTTCTTCAGCTCGCTCTTCCGCAGCCCGGCGGTCAGCATCGTCCTCACGATCCTGATCCTGTTCCTGGGATTCCTGATCGTCGACGGGGTCGTCGGGGCCGACCTGGGCTACGAACCGTGGTTCTCGGTCCTGTATGCGGGCGGCGTGATCGGCCTCGTGCTCGTCGGCCAGCCGCACTACCTCGCGTCGACCTCGCACGTGGGCGGTCGGGTGATCACCACCCACGTCTGGAACCCGTACATCTGGGAAGGGACCGTGATCATGCTCGCCTACTTCGTGGTGTTCCTGCTGCTGAGCGGCGTGATCTACCAGTTCAAGGAATCGAAGGGATAGCGCCATGGCGAAGATCGAGGTCCGCGGGCTGTCGAAACGCTACGGCGGCAGCCCGTTCGCGCTGACCGACGCCTCGTTCACCTACGAGGGATCGGGTGCGATCGGCTATCTCGGACCGAACGGCGCCGGCAAGACCACGACCCTGAAGCTCCTGACCGGGCTGCTGCGCCCGAGCGGGGGATCGGCGCTCATCAATGGGGTCGACGTCCAGCGGGACCGCAAGCACGCGCTCGCGGACGTCGGGGCGGTGATCGAGACCCCCGAGCCTTACCCGACCCTGACCGTCCAGGAAGCGATCCAGATGGTCAGCGAGTTCCGAGGCGGGCCGGTCGCGGACTTCGCCCCGCTCGTCCGCGACCTCCACGAGAAGCTCGACCTGCCGCCCTTCTCGGCCCGGACCGGCCGCCTCTCCAAGGGTCAGCGCCAGCGGGTCGTGATCGCCGGCTCGCTCGTTCGAGACCCGCACGTGATCATCCTGGACGAGCCGACGAGCGGCCTCGATCCGAAAGAGCGGATCCTGATCCGCAACCTCCTCGTGGACCTCAAGCGCGATCACCTGATCCTGATGAGCTCGCACCTGATGCAGGAGGTCACCGAGATCTGCGATCAGGTGATCTTCATCAACGACGGGAAGATCCTGCTCCGAGACTCGGTCGACCGCATCGGCGAGCTGTTCCGGACGCGATCGGTCGAGGTCGAGTTCTCAAGCCCCGTGCTCATCGACAAGATCACGGCGATCGGCGGGCTCGTGAAGGGCGCCCGGGTCGTCGGCGAGCGTCGCTTCCGGATCGACTTCGACGGCACGACGTCGGCCCGGGCCGAGCTCTTGCAGCAGCTCGTCAAGCTCGGCCCCGTGATCTCCTACACCAGCGGCACGCTCGCGCTCGAGGACGCGTACCTCGCGCTCATGGGGGCCCGGGAGCCGTCCGGCGCCTCGGCGAACTGACCGCCGGCCCGCGCTCGGGCGCCCACCTCGCAAACGCTTATCCCTCGCCCGCCGCTCGAGCGGTCGGGCGATGGGCGACCAGGACCTCTCCACCGAGCTCCTCGGCCAGGGCTACCAGCTCGTGGGGAAGCACAGCGCGGTCAAGCTCTGCTACTGGACCCGCGAGTCGATCACGCGGGGTCGCGACTGCTACAAGGGCCGCTTCTATGGCATCGAGAGCCACCGGTGCCTGCAGATGTCACCGGCGATCGACTCCTGCAACCTCGCCTGCCGATTCTGCTGGCGGAACCAGGGCTGGGAGAACGACGCGGTCATGCCGGAGTACGACGACCCCGAGACCCTGCTCGATCGCTCCATCGAGGCGCAGCGACGGATCGTCTCGGGGTTCAAGGGCGACCCGCTCGTGCGCCCGGAGCGCTGGGAGGAGTCCCAGACGCCGCGCCACATCGCGATCTCGCTGACCGGCGAGCCGACCCTGTACCCGAAGATGAACCGTTTCCTCGAGCTGTGCCACGCGCGCGGCATCACGACGTTCCTCGTGACGAACGGCACGAACCCGGATGCGCTGCGGCATCTCGACCCCCTCCCGACGCAGCTGTACGTCAGCGTCACGGCGCCGAACGAGGCGGTGTTCCGACGCCTGACGCTCCCGGCCCACGCGGACGCCTGGGCGCGCCTCGAGGAGTCGCTCGCGATCCTGCGCGGGCTGCGCACGCGCCGGGTCGTCCGGCACACGCTCGTCCGCGGCTGGAACCTGGGATGGGTCGACGCCTACGCGGCGCTCGACCTCACCGCCCGACCGGACTTCATCGAGCCGAAGGGCTACGTCTACATGGGACGCTCGCGCCAGCGCCTCTCCCGCGACCACGTTCCCACCCACGAGGAGATCGGGGGGTTCGCGCGCCGGCTGGCCGAACGCACCGGCTACCTCTCCCTCGACGAGTCGCCCGAGTCGAAGGCGTACCTGCTCGCCCGGACCGCCGAGGGCCGCTACCTCTCCGGACACGCCCCCGAGGCGGGGGCCCCGCCACCGATGGCGACCGCCTAGCGCGGCGCTACACCCGCCAGCTCAGGATCTCGACGAGCACCGCGGCCGCGATCCCCATGCCGATGACCAGGTACGGGTTCAGCTTGAGCGCCCGCGTCTCCTCCATGTCGTAGTACTGGATGAGACCGGCCGCGCTCGAGAAGCCGGACCGCCGATTGTCGGGCATCGCGGCTGGAGCGAGCGCGGCGGCGGTATATAACCCGCTCGCGCGCCGTCCCGGCT
The genomic region above belongs to Thermoplasmata archaeon and contains:
- a CDS encoding ABC transporter permease, encoding MSSAELPTDVQHWWTATRYQLRFYLRTWRFLGLLLFFLIVGGAATGVEIYLNANGGSAAAFLASGLGNLGIFGIIIAAFIGGDAIAMDFGSGTGYYMLVLPVRRPAILLGRFAAAFATGLCLVGVYYVISIFGAVYFWGFAGLPWLALGESFLLAVLYGAAVLSTAFFFSSLFRSPAVSIVLTILILFLGFLIVDGVVGADLGYEPWFSVLYAGGVIGLVLVGQPHYLASTSHVGGRVITTHVWNPYIWEGTVIMLAYFVVFLLLSGVIYQFKESKG
- the twy1 gene encoding 4-demethylwyosine synthase TYW1; the protein is MGDQDLSTELLGQGYQLVGKHSAVKLCYWTRESITRGRDCYKGRFYGIESHRCLQMSPAIDSCNLACRFCWRNQGWENDAVMPEYDDPETLLDRSIEAQRRIVSGFKGDPLVRPERWEESQTPRHIAISLTGEPTLYPKMNRFLELCHARGITTFLVTNGTNPDALRHLDPLPTQLYVSVTAPNEAVFRRLTLPAHADAWARLEESLAILRGLRTRRVVRHTLVRGWNLGWVDAYAALDLTARPDFIEPKGYVYMGRSRQRLSRDHVPTHEEIGGFARRLAERTGYLSLDESPESKAYLLARTAEGRYLSGHAPEAGAPPPMATA
- a CDS encoding TetR/AcrR family transcriptional regulator, which produces MPRSASANRAIQERQRANLLMAAQRVFFREGSVGTMAELAREAGVSQGLAYRYFPSKTAIFRALIAEFVSDAEPVGVRLRRLPGGPRARLEAIVRGILERRRQGPEFFRFLLRALRTGDLPASVRRRLRARFREIRRQIRVLIVAGQRQGEIAPDDPDELATALLAALEGLWRRSARVGDASANDKIPRAEVLLRMLGSPPPSASVASSRRVGASRTTGARRRGVRRRAREGVR
- a CDS encoding preprotein translocase subunit Sec61beta; amino-acid sequence: MPDNRRSGFSSAAGLIQYYDMEETRALKLNPYLVIGMGIAAAVLVEILSWRV
- a CDS encoding ABC transporter ATP-binding protein, which encodes MAKIEVRGLSKRYGGSPFALTDASFTYEGSGAIGYLGPNGAGKTTTLKLLTGLLRPSGGSALINGVDVQRDRKHALADVGAVIETPEPYPTLTVQEAIQMVSEFRGGPVADFAPLVRDLHEKLDLPPFSARTGRLSKGQRQRVVIAGSLVRDPHVIILDEPTSGLDPKERILIRNLLVDLKRDHLILMSSHLMQEVTEICDQVIFINDGKILLRDSVDRIGELFRTRSVEVEFSSPVLIDKITAIGGLVKGARVVGERRFRIDFDGTTSARAELLQQLVKLGPVISYTSGTLALEDAYLALMGAREPSGASAN